One Dromiciops gliroides isolate mDroGli1 chromosome 3, mDroGli1.pri, whole genome shotgun sequence DNA segment encodes these proteins:
- the LOC122750558 gene encoding ubiquitin-conjugating enzyme E2 C-like: MASQNRDPAAASAAAGSSKGAEPGAGAARGSVGKRLQQELMTLMMSGDKGISAFPESDNLFKWVGTIHGAAGTVYEDLRYKLSLEFPSGYPYNAPTVKFVTPCYHPNVDTQGNICLDILKDKWSALYDVRTILLSIQSLLGEPNIDSPLNTHAAELWTNPTAFKKYLLETYMKQVTSQEP; this comes from the coding sequence ATGGCCTCGCAGAACCGCGACCCGGCTGCTGCCAGCGCCGCCGCAGGGTCCAGTAAGGGGGCCGAGCCTGGGGCGGGCGCGGCCCGCGGATCCGTGGGCAAGAGGTTACAGCAGGAATTGATGACCCTAATGATGTCTGGAGACAAAGGAATTTCTGCCTTCCCAGAGTCTGACAATCTCTTCAAATGGGTCGGGACCATCCATGGGGCTGCTGGGACAGTATATGAAGACCTGAGGTACAAGCTCTCCCTGGAGTTCCCCAGTGGCTACCCATATAATGCTCCCACTGTGAAATTTGTCACACCTTGTTACCATCCTAATGTGGATACCCAAGGCAATATCTGTTTGGACATCCTCAAGGACAAGTGGTCAGCTCTGTATGATGTCAGGACCATTCTACTATCTATCCAGAGCCTGCTGGGAGAACCCAACATTGACAGCCCATTGAACACACATGCTGCTGAACTTTGGACAAACCCCACAGCCTTTAAAAAGTACCTGCTGGAAACCTACATGAAGCAGGTGACTAGCCAGGAGCCCTGA